From Deltaproteobacteria bacterium, the proteins below share one genomic window:
- a CDS encoding 4Fe-4S dicluster domain-containing protein, with protein MNLENEAVAFDTSYAAGCAEKSGVDIFACYQCEKCTNGCPLAFAMDVMPHAIIRMMQAGLMDEVEDAVTPWVCASCETCVTRCPNNIDVPRLMDFLKQEAIKKDIEPKVPEVAAFHKTFMDNIRLFGRVQETALMGAYQLKGIRQAADLISAPVIENVKLGLKMVAKGRMSLIPKFAKGKSRIKKLF; from the coding sequence ATGAACCTCGAAAACGAAGCAGTCGCTTTCGATACATCTTACGCGGCAGGCTGCGCCGAAAAAAGCGGCGTGGACATCTTCGCCTGCTACCAGTGCGAAAAATGCACCAACGGCTGCCCGCTTGCCTTCGCCATGGACGTTATGCCCCACGCCATTATCCGCATGATGCAGGCGGGGCTTATGGATGAGGTGGAAGATGCCGTGACTCCCTGGGTGTGCGCGTCCTGCGAGACCTGCGTCACCCGCTGCCCGAACAATATCGACGTGCCGCGCCTGATGGATTTTCTGAAGCAGGAGGCCATCAAAAAGGACATCGAACCAAAGGTTCCAGAAGTGGCGGCTTTCCATAAAACATTCATGGACAACATCCGGCTTTTCGGGCGGGTCCAGGAAACGGCCCTCATGGGGGCTTATCAACTTAAAGGCATCCGGCAGGCCGCCGACCTCATTAGCGCCCCGGTCATCGAAAACGTCAAGCTGGGCCTCAAAATGGTGGCCAAGGGCAGGATGTCGCTTATTCCCAAGTTCGCCAAGGGGAAGAGCCGCATAAAGAAGTTGTTCTAA
- a CDS encoding DegT/DnrJ/EryC1/StrS family aminotransferase has product MKVPFGTLTITESAKRRINEALDSGRLTQGRYVQELEERFALLAGTRHAVAVSSGADALTLALAALHDRGAKPGDHVIVPALSFAATGNAVLAARLTPVFVDVSRDTLNIDPEKIEEAVTARTRAIVAVHLMGKPAEMDRINEIARKRGLAVIEDAAEAHGAFYRGRPAGSLGAMAAFSLYAAHAISCVEGGMITTDDPQVAEILRSLRAHGRACACETCALSSEGTPCPKRFDRKTGRDIRFHFPRIGYSSKMNELEAAVGLGCLDVYADISALRRASLLRLMEGLSRFAPLLRTIREEAWEIIGPHAFPIMISENAPFTREDFTRHLEENGIETRTLFDSMPTRCPGFAFLGHKYGDFPEAEYLGRMGLHIGVHQDLDLRHTDHVLSVIAGFLEAGPGRPKLQQMP; this is encoded by the coding sequence ATGAAGGTTCCCTTCGGCACCCTGACCATAACGGAAAGCGCCAAAAGGCGCATAAACGAGGCCCTGGATTCGGGCCGCCTGACCCAGGGGCGATACGTGCAGGAGCTGGAGGAGCGCTTCGCCCTCCTTGCCGGAACCCGGCACGCGGTGGCGGTGTCCTCCGGGGCCGACGCCTTAACCCTCGCCCTAGCGGCCCTCCACGACAGGGGCGCGAAACCGGGCGATCACGTCATAGTCCCCGCCCTATCGTTTGCCGCCACCGGAAACGCTGTGCTGGCCGCCCGTCTCACCCCGGTTTTCGTTGACGTTTCGCGGGACACCTTAAACATCGACCCGGAGAAAATCGAGGAGGCCGTAACAGCCCGCACCCGCGCCATTGTGGCGGTGCACCTCATGGGTAAACCCGCCGAAATGGACCGGATAAACGAAATCGCCCGAAAGCGCGGCTTAGCCGTAATCGAGGACGCAGCCGAAGCCCACGGAGCCTTCTACCGGGGCCGCCCGGCGGGGTCCTTAGGAGCCATGGCGGCCTTTTCCCTCTACGCGGCCCACGCGATAAGCTGCGTTGAAGGGGGCATGATCACCACGGACGACCCGCAAGTGGCCGAAATACTTCGCTCTCTTCGCGCCCACGGCAGGGCCTGCGCCTGCGAGACATGCGCGCTTTCCTCGGAAGGGACGCCCTGCCCCAAAAGGTTCGACCGCAAAACAGGCCGGGACATCCGCTTCCATTTCCCGCGCATTGGCTATTCCTCCAAGATGAACGAGCTGGAGGCCGCCGTGGGCCTTGGCTGCCTGGACGTTTACGCCGATATCTCCGCCCTCCGCAGGGCCAGCCTTCTAAGGCTCATGGAGGGCCTCTCCCGTTTCGCGCCGCTTCTTCGCACCATCCGGGAGGAAGCCTGGGAGATCATCGGCCCCCACGCCTTTCCCATCATGATCTCCGAAAATGCCCCCTTCACCCGCGAGGACTTCACCCGCCACCTGGAGGAAAACGGAATCGAGACCCGCACCCTGTTCGATTCCATGCCCACCCGCTGCCCCGGCTTCGCCTTTTTGGGGCACAAATACGGCGACTTTCCCGAAGCAGAGTACCTGGGCCGCATGGGCCTTCACATCGGCGTTCATCAGGACCTGGACCTGCGCCACACGGACCACGTTTTATCCGTCATTGCCGGGTTCCTCGAAGCCGGGCCGGGCAGGCCGAAGTTACAGCAGATGCCATAA
- a CDS encoding 4Fe-4S dicluster domain-containing protein gives MEDVSEKIQAIAARLLSENVVDCVIGFREGTIPLMAEPCLIRSADDAHLLVFNGFCGANLANYLPGLSGRIGITAKGCDSRNIVNHLLENQVKRENLYIIGVPCTGMADRRKLRSKAGRDVIDALDQGKTLGVSTASGEMSIPKKNVLQDNCVTCTHRNPVIFDEMATPPVPEQENADRFSDVNAVEAMSAAERWTHFEELIAGCIRCYACRNACPLCYCPTCFVDDSRPQWVGKSLDKTDTRTFHFLRAFHCAGRCTDCGACERACPLGIPVRQFTKKLVKDCEELYGFEAGVLPGVRPPLDTFRPDDPQEFIK, from the coding sequence ATGGAAGACGTGAGCGAGAAAATCCAGGCCATCGCCGCCCGGCTCCTGTCGGAAAACGTGGTGGACTGCGTTATCGGTTTCCGGGAGGGGACCATTCCCCTCATGGCCGAGCCCTGCCTCATCCGCAGTGCGGATGACGCGCACCTCCTGGTCTTCAACGGCTTCTGCGGCGCGAACCTCGCCAATTACCTTCCGGGCCTTTCCGGAAGGATCGGCATCACCGCCAAGGGCTGCGACAGCAGAAACATCGTCAATCACCTCCTGGAAAACCAGGTCAAACGGGAAAACCTCTACATCATAGGGGTCCCGTGCACCGGCATGGCGGATCGCAGAAAGCTTCGCTCCAAGGCGGGCAGGGACGTCATCGACGCCCTGGATCAGGGCAAGACCCTTGGGGTATCCACCGCCTCCGGCGAGATGTCCATACCCAAGAAAAACGTGCTTCAGGACAACTGCGTCACCTGCACTCACAGGAACCCGGTGATTTTCGACGAGATGGCCACCCCCCCCGTGCCGGAGCAGGAGAACGCGGACCGCTTTTCGGACGTGAACGCGGTGGAGGCCATGAGCGCCGCCGAGCGCTGGACCCACTTCGAGGAACTGATCGCGGGCTGCATAAGGTGTTACGCCTGCCGCAACGCCTGCCCCCTTTGCTACTGCCCCACCTGTTTTGTTGACGATTCCAGGCCCCAGTGGGTGGGCAAAAGCCTGGACAAAACCGACACCCGCACCTTTCATTTTCTAAGGGCCTTTCACTGCGCGGGCCGGTGCACGGACTGCGGGGCCTGCGAGCGGGCCTGCCCCCTGGGAATCCCGGTGCGGCAGTTCACCAAAAAGCTCGTCAAGGACTGCGAGGAGCTTTACGGCTTTGAGGCCGGGGTGCTGCCGGGCGTAAGGCCTCCTTTGGACACCTTCAGGCCGGATGACCCCCAGGAATTCATAAAGTGA
- a CDS encoding CoB--CoM heterodisulfide reductase iron-sulfur subunit B family protein — MDLTYYPGCSLEATARDYDESIRAVCEALGIRLHELIDWTCCGATSAHVTSDRLSVLLPASNLPAAEKAGYDVLAPCPLCFNRLKRAQKPVGSNVLVTDLNSLLSRNEVLASIKSAKKADLSGIKAVCYYGCMANRPPKALESGDCENPVGMDRVAEACGVTVIDWSYKTDCCGASFAVSRPDIMTTLVRKLYDRALEAGAGCILVSCQMCQANLDMYQDRMNRDLGTCYDIPIIYISEIAGMALGLEKPEGWFKRHLTDPMNFLRSKGVIKAA; from the coding sequence ATGGACTTGACCTATTATCCCGGCTGCTCCCTCGAAGCCACGGCCAGGGATTACGACGAGAGCATAAGGGCGGTGTGCGAGGCCCTGGGGATACGGCTCCACGAGCTTATAGACTGGACCTGCTGCGGCGCGACTTCCGCGCATGTGACGAGCGACAGGCTTTCGGTCCTGCTTCCGGCCTCGAACCTTCCGGCGGCGGAAAAGGCGGGCTACGACGTTCTGGCTCCATGCCCACTGTGCTTCAACCGCTTGAAGCGCGCACAGAAGCCGGTAGGCTCGAACGTTTTGGTGACCGACCTCAACTCGCTCCTTTCGCGGAATGAAGTTCTTGCCTCCATAAAAAGCGCCAAAAAGGCCGATCTTTCGGGCATCAAGGCTGTATGCTATTACGGATGCATGGCCAACCGGCCCCCCAAGGCGCTTGAAAGCGGCGACTGCGAAAACCCGGTCGGCATGGACAGGGTGGCCGAAGCCTGCGGAGTCACCGTGATCGACTGGTCCTACAAGACCGACTGCTGCGGCGCGAGCTTCGCGGTGTCCCGCCCAGACATCATGACCACACTGGTGCGCAAGCTCTACGACAGGGCCCTGGAAGCCGGGGCCGGGTGCATTCTGGTATCATGCCAAATGTGCCAGGCCAACCTCGACATGTACCAGGACCGCATGAATAGGGACTTGGGAACGTGCTACGACATTCCCATCATCTACATAAGCGAGATAGCGGGAATGGCCCTGGGCCTTGAAAAGCCGGAAGGATGGTTCAAGCGGCACCTCACGGACCCGATGAATTTTTTGAGGTCCAAGGGCGTGATCAAAGCTGCATAA
- a CDS encoding glutamate synthase, translating into MNTPSFADLISRSRRRLYNDVMPPMRSKDAEEGGCGVTGFACSVPVGGKHIFEPSRLMHNRGNGKGGGIAAAGLVAEDLGVTREILDNSFLVQVAYLDLDARKKAEEEGIFPCCEVLAASQIPTLDDYREIPGLEVRPPDVWRYFVRVKPDVLSRFAQENGLENQDPDKVENECLWQNTIRFNKAFYDPHGDKLAFIVSQGRNIMILKIVGYAEEVAKYYRLDDVRAHIWIAHQRYPTKGRVWHPAGAHPFMGPDIALVHNGDFANYHSVCEYLRQKNIHPNFLTDTEVAVLMFDQLSRTYGYPLEYVIEALAPTTEMDFDQLPEDKQRVYRELGHMHIHGSPDGPWFFIIARNNLAKKQFQLIGITDTAMLRPQVFALHDGAVQVGLVCSEKQALDATLASLAAEDPRVCPVADKYWNARGGSHTDGGAFIFTVADDPEKPGEKRLSCADKFGAAVPLPQGQEECDVTVAPKPLADSAAVSASLEALAKTGDATGIFRAVTEKIATGTFDDLRGTASILAEIAKKGDAEKSAVIEALTLLNDRRYPTGKLKRRSVLDIIHNTLTDVFDAVAPIGSESESRFRLITLQTVNNLVAPHCADAVLVLNAAGFEPEGDDCDARLQVAAFKLGWRKFICCGYRGQRFLGCGMGPNTDDVEFDVYDSSGDYMASGIDGMTIRVHGNAQDQLGQIIKRGKFVVFGDVGQTFLYGAKGGEIYVMGNAAGRPLINGVGRPRVVINGTALDYLAESFMAGDPHKGGGFVVLNGVTFDNDGKVVPLSNPYPGSNLFSLASGGAIYIRDPHRSLVDEQLNEGAFMELDKADWRLIAPYLAENERLFGIEVERDLLSVDGVVREPAQVYRKVVPKKVYMLARESVEE; encoded by the coding sequence ATGAATACACCTTCTTTCGCCGATCTTATAAGCCGCTCCCGGCGACGCCTTTATAATGATGTCATGCCCCCAATGCGCTCCAAGGACGCAGAGGAAGGCGGCTGCGGAGTCACCGGCTTCGCCTGCTCGGTCCCGGTTGGCGGAAAGCACATATTCGAGCCGAGCCGTCTCATGCACAACCGGGGAAACGGCAAGGGCGGCGGCATAGCGGCGGCGGGGCTGGTGGCCGAAGACCTTGGGGTCACCCGCGAAATCCTGGACAATTCCTTCCTGGTCCAGGTGGCCTACCTCGATCTTGACGCCCGCAAAAAGGCCGAGGAGGAGGGGATTTTCCCCTGCTGCGAGGTTCTGGCGGCAAGCCAGATTCCAACCCTGGATGATTACCGGGAAATCCCCGGCCTTGAGGTGCGCCCTCCCGACGTGTGGCGGTATTTCGTGCGGGTCAAGCCCGACGTGCTCTCCCGTTTCGCGCAGGAAAACGGCCTGGAAAACCAGGACCCGGACAAGGTTGAAAACGAGTGCCTGTGGCAAAACACCATAAGATTCAACAAGGCGTTCTACGACCCCCACGGCGACAAGCTGGCCTTCATCGTGAGCCAGGGCCGCAACATAATGATTTTGAAGATAGTGGGCTACGCCGAGGAGGTCGCCAAATACTACCGCCTGGACGACGTGCGCGCCCACATCTGGATAGCCCACCAGCGCTACCCCACCAAGGGCCGGGTGTGGCACCCCGCCGGGGCTCACCCCTTCATGGGGCCTGACATAGCCCTGGTCCACAACGGCGACTTCGCCAATTATCATTCGGTGTGCGAGTATTTGCGCCAGAAAAACATCCACCCCAACTTCCTTACGGACACGGAAGTCGCGGTTCTGATGTTCGACCAGTTGAGCCGCACCTACGGCTATCCGCTTGAGTACGTGATAGAGGCGCTCGCCCCCACCACGGAAATGGACTTCGACCAGCTTCCCGAAGACAAGCAGCGGGTCTACCGCGAACTTGGCCACATGCACATCCACGGCTCGCCGGACGGCCCCTGGTTTTTCATCATCGCAAGAAACAACCTTGCAAAAAAGCAGTTCCAGCTTATCGGCATAACCGACACCGCAATGTTGCGGCCCCAGGTTTTCGCCCTTCACGACGGCGCGGTCCAGGTGGGGCTGGTGTGCTCGGAAAAGCAGGCTCTCGACGCCACCCTTGCAAGCCTTGCCGCCGAAGACCCAAGGGTCTGCCCGGTTGCGGACAAATACTGGAACGCGCGCGGCGGAAGCCACACAGACGGCGGGGCCTTCATCTTCACGGTGGCGGACGACCCGGAAAAGCCCGGCGAAAAAAGGCTCTCCTGCGCCGACAAGTTCGGGGCCGCCGTCCCCCTTCCCCAGGGCCAGGAGGAATGCGACGTAACCGTCGCTCCCAAGCCGCTGGCCGATTCGGCGGCGGTTTCGGCAAGCCTCGAAGCGCTTGCGAAAACCGGCGACGCGACCGGGATTTTCAGGGCGGTTACGGAAAAAATCGCCACCGGCACCTTTGACGATCTTCGGGGCACTGCCTCGATTCTGGCCGAGATCGCCAAGAAGGGCGATGCGGAAAAGTCGGCGGTCATCGAGGCCCTCACGCTTCTGAACGACCGCCGTTACCCCACGGGAAAACTGAAGCGCCGCTCGGTTCTGGACATAATCCACAACACCCTGACCGATGTTTTCGACGCGGTGGCTCCCATCGGCTCAGAAAGCGAAAGCCGCTTTCGGCTCATCACCCTTCAGACAGTCAATAACCTTGTCGCCCCGCACTGCGCCGACGCTGTGCTTGTTCTGAACGCGGCGGGTTTCGAGCCGGAGGGCGATGACTGCGACGCGCGCCTGCAGGTGGCGGCCTTTAAACTCGGCTGGCGCAAATTCATCTGCTGCGGATACCGGGGACAACGCTTCCTTGGCTGCGGCATGGGGCCGAACACCGATGACGTTGAATTCGACGTTTACGATTCCTCCGGCGACTACATGGCAAGCGGCATAGACGGCATGACCATCAGGGTCCACGGAAACGCACAGGACCAGTTGGGCCAGATCATAAAGCGCGGAAAATTCGTGGTTTTCGGCGACGTGGGCCAGACCTTTTTGTACGGGGCCAAGGGCGGCGAAATCTACGTCATGGGCAACGCCGCAGGACGGCCCCTCATCAACGGCGTGGGACGGCCAAGGGTGGTCATCAACGGCACGGCGCTTGATTATCTGGCCGAATCCTTCATGGCGGGCGACCCCCACAAGGGGGGAGGCTTCGTTGTGCTGAACGGCGTCACATTCGACAACGACGGAAAAGTGGTGCCGCTTTCCAACCCTTATCCGGGCAGCAATCTCTTTTCGCTGGCGTCCGGCGGGGCCATCTACATCCGGGACCCTCACCGCTCGCTGGTTGACGAGCAGCTTAACGAGGGCGCTTTCATGGAACTCGATAAGGCCGACTGGCGGCTCATCGCTCCTTATCTGGCGGAGAACGAGCGGCTTTTCGGAATCGAGGTGGAACGCGACCTTCTTTCCGTGGACGGCGTCGTCAGGGAGCCTGCCCAGGTTTACCGCAAGGTGGTGCCGAAGAAGGTCTACATGTTGGCAAGAGAGTCTGTGGAAGAGTAG
- a CDS encoding alpha-hydroxy-acid oxidizing protein produces MNFQPSPFVAPPEVITTKSRFRNAIGKYRIRRSNACIACGRCIEACPHGVHHIRNHKLAPPDDYLCVGFECKKCVDECPQKALSLDVNPLMEVIGDRRWTPDLLVSTWYMAETGEMPKGGVETETGGSDGGFDKLRFVYKNELPADFNPADFNTSIKLNRKDDGRDEGVIGLPIYGGGMSYGSINLMAIIARARAWKEWNSFTCTGEGGYPEELFPYDDHVITQVATGLFGVREETIQRVRMVEFKYAQGAKPGLGGHLLGDKVTPKVARMREAVPGNPLFSPFPFHSVYSVEDHKKHIDWIKEINPRAMVSVKVSTPSDVDMVAVGSYFAGAHIVHLDGSYGGTGAAPDIAKKNIAMPIEYGIIKVHNFLKDEGIRDAITVIASGGIRTPADVAKAIMLGADGVVIGTSEMVALECIRCSYCESGRGCARGIASTDPELSTMIDVEWATKRLVNMLAAWRTELCRIMARMGMKDIREMVGRTDCLRHLDYE; encoded by the coding sequence ATGAATTTTCAGCCATCCCCCTTCGTCGCGCCCCCGGAAGTCATAACCACCAAGAGCCGCTTCCGCAACGCCATAGGCAAGTACCGCATCCGCCGCTCCAACGCCTGCATCGCCTGCGGCCGCTGTATTGAAGCCTGCCCCCACGGCGTGCATCATATCAGAAACCACAAGCTCGCCCCGCCCGACGACTACCTTTGCGTGGGTTTCGAGTGCAAAAAATGCGTGGACGAGTGCCCCCAGAAGGCCCTTAGCCTCGACGTCAACCCGCTCATGGAGGTGATCGGCGACAGGCGCTGGACGCCCGATCTTCTCGTTTCCACCTGGTACATGGCCGAAACCGGCGAGATGCCCAAGGGAGGGGTGGAGACCGAAACCGGCGGCTCCGACGGCGGCTTCGACAAGCTCCGGTTCGTCTACAAGAACGAGCTTCCTGCGGACTTCAACCCGGCGGATTTCAACACGTCCATAAAGCTCAACCGCAAGGACGACGGCAGGGACGAAGGCGTAATCGGGCTTCCCATCTACGGCGGCGGCATGAGCTACGGCTCCATCAATCTCATGGCCATCATCGCCCGCGCGCGGGCCTGGAAGGAGTGGAACTCCTTCACCTGCACCGGAGAGGGCGGATACCCCGAAGAGCTTTTCCCCTACGACGACCATGTCATCACCCAGGTGGCCACCGGGCTTTTCGGCGTGCGGGAGGAGACCATCCAGCGGGTGCGCATGGTGGAATTCAAATACGCCCAGGGCGCGAAACCCGGCCTTGGCGGGCATCTGTTAGGCGACAAGGTGACCCCAAAGGTGGCCCGGATGCGGGAGGCGGTGCCGGGCAACCCGCTCTTTTCGCCCTTCCCGTTCCACTCGGTCTATTCGGTGGAAGACCACAAGAAGCACATCGACTGGATCAAGGAAATCAACCCCCGCGCCATGGTGTCGGTGAAGGTTTCCACCCCCTCGGACGTGGACATGGTGGCCGTGGGCTCCTACTTCGCAGGCGCGCACATCGTGCATCTGGACGGCTCATACGGCGGAACCGGGGCCGCTCCCGACATCGCCAAGAAAAACATCGCCATGCCCATCGAGTACGGCATCATAAAGGTCCACAATTTCCTCAAAGACGAGGGAATCCGTGACGCTATAACCGTCATCGCTTCGGGCGGAATCCGCACCCCGGCTGATGTGGCGAAAGCCATAATGCTTGGGGCCGACGGCGTGGTGATAGGCACAAGCGAGATGGTGGCATTGGAGTGCATCCGCTGCTCCTACTGCGAGTCGGGCCGGGGCTGCGCGCGTGGTATAGCCTCCACCGACCCTGAGCTTTCCACCATGATAGACGTTGAGTGGGCCACAAAGCGCCTTGTGAACATGCTGGCCGCATGGCGCACGGAGCTTTGCAGGATCATGGCCAGAATGGGGATGAAGGATATACGCGAAATGGTGGGACGAACGGACTGTCTGAGGCATTTAGATTATGAATAG
- a CDS encoding hydrogenase iron-sulfur subunit has product MDDNIPHVVGFCCQNAIIDDPTLKAAERLDYEPEVRVVFVPCSSKVETLSIIKAFEAGAEGVFVFGCDGTHCRMTDGNKRAQRTVNYAKSLLTQAGIDEARLSMFTIESGEWKNFREAAGHMAQRIASLPQGQ; this is encoded by the coding sequence ATGGACGACAACATCCCCCACGTGGTGGGCTTCTGCTGCCAGAACGCCATAATCGACGACCCGACGCTAAAGGCCGCCGAACGGCTTGATTACGAGCCGGAAGTGCGGGTGGTCTTCGTGCCCTGCTCCAGCAAGGTGGAGACCCTTTCCATAATAAAGGCCTTCGAGGCCGGTGCTGAAGGCGTCTTCGTGTTCGGCTGCGACGGAACCCATTGCCGCATGACGGACGGCAACAAGAGGGCGCAGCGCACCGTCAACTACGCCAAAAGCCTTCTTACCCAGGCCGGAATCGATGAAGCGCGCCTTTCCATGTTCACCATCGAGAGCGGCGAGTGGAAAAACTTCCGGGAAGCGGCGGGCCACATGGCCCAAAGAATCGCCTCCCTTCCGCAAGGTCAGTGA
- a CDS encoding hydrogenase iron-sulfur subunit produces the protein MSEWEPKIVAFLCNWCTYGAADLAGVGRLQYPSNVRVIRVPCSGRVRPDFLLAAFRKGADGVWVSGUHPGDCHYLEGNYYARRKFALFKNLLEHMGIEPGRLHFSWISSAESTKFQDVVTRITEEVKALGPAKHFIKTEAEIP, from the coding sequence ATGTCCGAGTGGGAACCCAAGATAGTGGCGTTTCTGTGCAACTGGTGCACCTACGGTGCGGCTGACCTTGCGGGGGTGGGGCGGCTCCAGTACCCCTCAAACGTCCGGGTGATACGGGTTCCCTGCTCCGGCAGGGTGAGGCCCGACTTCCTTCTGGCGGCCTTCCGGAAAGGGGCCGACGGCGTGTGGGTCTCCGGGTGACATCCCGGTGACTGCCATTACCTGGAAGGTAATTACTACGCACGACGGAAATTCGCCCTTTTCAAGAATCTTCTCGAACACATGGGAATCGAGCCCGGACGGCTCCATTTTTCGTGGATATCCTCAGCCGAGTCCACCAAGTTCCAGGACGTCGTCACAAGGATCACCGAAGAGGTGAAGGCCCTTGGGCCAGCAAAGCATTTCATAAAAACCGAGGCCGAGATACCCTGA